The nucleotide sequence TATGTTTGACAATGGCAAGCCCCAAACCTGTGCCACCTTCCTGTCGGGAGCGGCTTTTTTCTACCCTATAAAATCGCTCGAAGATGCGTTTTAAATGTTCGGGCGCAATGCCTTGTCCGTTGTCTTTTACCGATATTTTGATATATTTTTTAGTTCTTTTAAAACCTACAATGACCGTTCCTTTTTCATTTCCATATTTAATGGCATTTACGATAAGATTTATCAATACTTGTTTAATCCTATGTCGGTCGGCATAGACTTGATAGCCTTCTGCATCTAAGGTATTTTCGAGTAGCAAACGCACCTGCTTTTTTTGCGCCTTTGGTTCTAATTCTTCAAAAATATCTTGCGTCAGATTGGCTATATCAAAAAAACTGCACTTCATTTTAATATCGCCCGACTCTATTTGCGAAAGCGTGAGCAAATCCTCGACCAACAAACTTAGCGACTCTATGCTTTTAGCCGCCTTTTTGAGAAAGGTATAGCGCACATTTTCGTCTTCTACTGCACCATCTAAAAGGGTCAGGATAAAGCCTTGTGAAGCAAAAATAGGCGTTTTAAGTTCGTGCGAAACGTCGGCGATAAACTCACGTCGGAAGGCTTCGAGGCGTTTGAGGTCTTCAATTTCGCGCTGTTTCTGCCCTGCGTACTCCATAATTTCCTGATTGAAGCGGCGCAAAGGGTTGGCAGAGCGTTTGTAGTCTAATTCTTCGTCGGGGGTAGGATTTGAAATAAAATCCTTTTTTTTAATCTTTGATAGTTTTTGGTATAAATTGTTTATTTCTTTAAAAATCAAAAATTCGAGGGTTACATAAGAGAGCAAAAAAGTAGAAGCAAAAGAGATAAAACCCGAAACCCAAACGCCCAAGGGCGGACTATCTATCAGGGCGACAAATGTGCCTGTGGTTGTCCCTACGGCAAGTGCCAATAGAAAAGCAACCGCTTTTGAGCTAACCAAAGCCGTTTTGAGGCTCGCTACCCAAGCGGGTTTTTCTTCTTTTTTAGGGTCTTTAAAGACCGAAAGCACGAAGTTGGGGTCATTTTTAGTACCCTCTTTGAGGCTTTCTATTACGCTTTCTTTATTATTTTCTTTCAAATTTTTTATCTTTTATATGAAAAGCCATTTTCGGCGACACAGACAAAGAAGCAGTTTGAAACCCTAAGCCTTTTGAAAAGGCTTAGGGTTTTGGGCTTATTCCTCGTCGGGCAGGACAAATTTATAGCCTACCCCTTTGACGGTGCGAATGTAGTCGTCGCCAATTTTTTCGCGTATCCTACGGATATGCACATCTACGGTACGCGCCAAGACATAGACATCTTGTCCCCAGATGTGTTTGAGAATGTCCTCGCGGCTATACACTTTGTTCGGATTTTGTGCCAAAAAATAAATTAGCTCAA is from Hugenholtzia roseola DSM 9546 and encodes:
- a CDS encoding sensor histidine kinase; this encodes MKENNKESVIESLKEGTKNDPNFVLSVFKDPKKEEKPAWVASLKTALVSSKAVAFLLALAVGTTTGTFVALIDSPPLGVWVSGFISFASTFLLSYVTLEFLIFKEINNLYQKLSKIKKKDFISNPTPDEELDYKRSANPLRRFNQEIMEYAGQKQREIEDLKRLEAFRREFIADVSHELKTPIFASQGFILTLLDGAVEDENVRYTFLKKAAKSIESLSLLVEDLLTLSQIESGDIKMKCSFFDIANLTQDIFEELEPKAQKKQVRLLLENTLDAEGYQVYADRHRIKQVLINLIVNAIKYGNEKGTVIVGFKRTKKYIKISVKDNGQGIAPEHLKRIFERFYRVEKSRSRQEGGTGLGLAIVKHILERHGSRINVKSVIGEGTTFSFKLAKAENVVLEVGEDE